One segment of Methanoculleus taiwanensis DNA contains the following:
- a CDS encoding hemolysin family protein produces the protein MPATTDIIIILLLILANGIFSMSEFAIVSARKIRLQQQAAAGDTNARIALELAEEPTSFLSTVQIGITVIGILAGAFGGATLAGLLASFFEGYPITAPYSGTLGIGIVVLVITYLTLVIGELVPKRLALANAEQIASLVARPMRLLSIVASPVVRLLSLSTEAVLLLFGARKPAGPEVTEEDVRILIEQGTRAGVFEEAEQDMVDRVFRLADRRVSSLITPRPEVVGLDIDDPEEENWTKMIESGHSNFPVYRENLDTVIGIVSVRDLWARTARGEMPGLKQTLEEPLFVPESIPALRVLEQFKILGTQIALVTDEYGSFQGLITLHDILEAIVGEIPSAEQPVELAAVQRPDGSWLLDGMLPVEEFRDIFDIGLLPGEERGYYQTIGGFVMTYLERTPVTGDAFEWHDLRFEVMDMDGYRVDKVLVKSVAERSGSEEGGA, from the coding sequence ATGCCTGCCACCACCGATATCATCATTATCCTGTTGTTGATCCTTGCAAATGGCATCTTCTCGATGAGCGAATTCGCCATCGTCTCGGCGCGGAAGATCCGGTTGCAGCAGCAGGCGGCGGCAGGGGATACGAATGCCCGAATTGCGCTCGAGCTCGCAGAAGAGCCGACATCGTTTCTCTCCACCGTCCAGATCGGCATCACGGTCATCGGCATTCTCGCAGGCGCCTTCGGTGGTGCGACCCTTGCCGGGTTGCTCGCGTCGTTCTTCGAAGGGTATCCGATCACCGCGCCGTACAGCGGGACGCTCGGCATCGGTATCGTCGTGCTCGTCATCACGTATCTGACGCTGGTTATAGGAGAGCTCGTCCCGAAACGCCTGGCACTCGCCAACGCCGAGCAGATCGCCTCGCTCGTCGCCCGCCCGATGCGCCTCCTCTCGATCGTCGCATCACCTGTCGTCCGCCTGCTCAGTCTCTCGACTGAGGCGGTGCTGCTGCTGTTCGGCGCCAGGAAACCGGCAGGCCCTGAGGTGACCGAGGAGGATGTGCGGATTTTGATCGAGCAGGGCACCCGGGCAGGGGTCTTTGAAGAGGCCGAACAGGATATGGTCGACCGGGTCTTCCGTCTGGCCGACAGAAGGGTCAGTTCGCTCATCACGCCCCGGCCGGAGGTTGTCGGCCTTGATATCGACGATCCGGAGGAGGAGAACTGGACGAAGATGATCGAGAGCGGGCACTCAAACTTCCCCGTATATCGGGAGAACCTCGATACCGTCATCGGAATCGTCTCGGTCAGGGATCTCTGGGCACGCACGGCACGGGGAGAGATGCCCGGCCTGAAGCAGACGCTCGAGGAGCCGCTCTTCGTGCCGGAGAGCATCCCGGCATTACGGGTGCTCGAGCAGTTTAAAATATTGGGAACCCAGATCGCCCTTGTCACCGACGAGTACGGGAGTTTTCAGGGGCTGATCACGCTCCACGATATTCTGGAGGCGATCGTCGGCGAGATCCCCTCTGCGGAGCAGCCGGTCGAACTCGCGGCCGTGCAGCGCCCCGACGGGTCGTGGCTCCTCGACGGCATGCTCCCGGTCGAGGAGTTCCGTGATATCTTTGATATCGGACTGCTTCCCGGGGAGGAGCGCGGGTATTACCAGACCATCGGCGGGTTTGTGATGACCTACCTTGAACGGACCCCGGTCACGGGCGATGCGTTCGAGTGGCACGATCTCCGCTTCGAGGTGATGGATATGGACGGATACCGGGTCGATAAGGTGCTCGTGAAATCTGTTGCAGAGCGGAGCGGATCGGAGGAGGGTGGAGCGTAA
- a CDS encoding DUF6141 family protein, with amino-acid sequence MDTRESPKTYFSEVQHFRQPLLWLFLLAVAVLSLYAVVSQIVFGIPFGTRPASDVLLVAIWLIFGLGFPLFFALLTLTVEVRADGLWYRFFPLHLSFHRIAWDEVAECEVRTYRPLLEFGGWGIRYGGRDRKAYNVSGDRGVEFRLKNGKSVLFGSARPEEFAAAVRTRLQKRH; translated from the coding sequence ATGGATACGCGGGAATCACCGAAAACATACTTCTCGGAGGTGCAGCATTTTCGCCAGCCGCTGCTCTGGCTCTTTCTCCTTGCCGTTGCGGTGCTTTCCCTGTATGCCGTCGTATCCCAGATTGTCTTCGGAATACCGTTCGGAACCCGGCCCGCATCGGACGTCCTCCTCGTCGCCATCTGGCTGATCTTCGGTCTCGGGTTCCCCCTCTTCTTCGCCCTCCTCACCCTCACCGTGGAGGTGCGTGCCGACGGCCTCTGGTACCGGTTCTTTCCGCTGCACCTCTCCTTCCACCGGATAGCCTGGGATGAAGTGGCGGAATGTGAGGTGCGTACCTACCGGCCGCTCCTCGAATTCGGCGGCTGGGGTATCCGCTACGGCGGGAGAGATAGAAAGGCATACAACGTCAGCGGAGACCGGGGTGTCGAGTTCCGGCTGAAGAACGGAAAGAGCGTGCTCTTCGGCTCGGCACGACCGGAGGAGTTCGCGGCGGCAGTGCGGACGAGGCTGCAGAAGCGGCACTGA
- a CDS encoding RecQ family ATP-dependent DNA helicase — protein sequence MAPIRLILERYFGHREFQPYQEEIIGDLLKKRDVLAVLATGGGKSLCYQLPALLGDGTTLVVSPLIALMKDQVDELQARGVAAESLNSSVSYTKLRQITTDLAENRISLLYLSPERAVSREFLKAIADVRISLIAIDEAHCISMWGHQFRPEYRDLRLLKERFPDTPVVALTATATPDVREDIIRQLNLCDPKVYVGTFDRKNLRYSVERRGADVYSRIRAYLQQHPGEAGIVYCATRDQTESLARRLKEDGFLALPYHAGLSTRMRSRAQEQFLAGEIPIIAATTAFGMGIDKQDVRFVMHDGMPRDLEAYYQETGRAGRDGKPGDCILFYDEEDERRIRQLIARDYSSELQREIARKKLDAFSGYCKTTECRRRWILSYFGEENGKERCGACDNCTQKRRAKKSGSRAAPRAGII from the coding sequence ATGGCTCCGATCCGCCTGATCCTCGAGCGATACTTCGGACACCGCGAGTTCCAGCCCTATCAGGAAGAGATCATCGGCGATCTCCTCAAAAAGCGGGACGTCCTTGCGGTGCTGGCAACCGGCGGGGGCAAGTCACTCTGCTACCAGCTGCCAGCCCTCCTCGGTGACGGGACGACGCTCGTCGTCTCGCCGCTCATCGCGCTCATGAAGGATCAGGTGGACGAGCTCCAGGCACGCGGCGTTGCAGCCGAGTCGCTGAACAGCTCGGTCTCTTACACGAAGCTCCGGCAGATCACAACCGATCTTGCGGAGAACCGGATCTCGCTCCTCTATCTCTCCCCGGAGCGGGCGGTGAGCCGGGAATTTTTAAAAGCCATTGCAGACGTCCGGATCTCGCTGATCGCCATCGATGAGGCGCACTGCATCTCCATGTGGGGACACCAGTTCAGACCGGAGTACAGGGATCTCCGCCTCCTGAAAGAGCGATTCCCGGACACACCCGTCGTCGCCCTGACGGCGACCGCGACCCCCGATGTCCGGGAGGATATCATACGGCAACTCAATCTCTGCGACCCGAAGGTCTACGTCGGCACCTTCGACCGCAAAAACCTCCGCTACTCCGTCGAGCGCCGGGGTGCCGACGTCTACTCCCGGATACGGGCGTACCTGCAGCAGCACCCGGGAGAGGCCGGGATCGTCTACTGTGCGACCAGAGACCAGACGGAATCGCTCGCCCGCAGGCTCAAAGAGGACGGATTTTTAGCCCTCCCCTACCATGCGGGCCTCAGCACACGGATGCGGTCCCGGGCACAGGAGCAGTTCCTCGCCGGAGAGATACCGATCATCGCTGCAACAACAGCCTTCGGGATGGGGATCGATAAGCAGGACGTGCGGTTTGTCATGCACGACGGCATGCCCCGCGACCTCGAGGCCTACTACCAGGAGACCGGAAGAGCCGGGCGGGACGGAAAGCCGGGCGACTGTATCCTCTTCTACGACGAAGAGGATGAGCGGCGGATAAGGCAGCTGATCGCCCGCGATTATAGCAGCGAGCTGCAGCGGGAGATTGCACGAAAGAAACTCGATGCATTCTCCGGGTACTGTAAAACGACGGAGTGCCGGCGAAGGTGGATCCTCTCATACTTCGGCGAAGAGAACGGAAAAGAGAGATGTGGTGCCTGCGACAACTGCACCCAAAAAAGGAGAGCGAAAAAAAGCGGTTCCCGTGCCGCACCCCGGGCAGGCATCATTTAA
- a CDS encoding N-formylglutamate amidohydrolase, protein MKRRYPFLLSIPHRGEVIPPEVQGRTAITRRDILYTGDPETRRLYNFRKHVAACSTTEIARLIVDLNRAPYYAPFMSPDGIIKRVTHEGVPVYREGMYPDRRLIRELLAKYYYPYHRDLLAALKTGNIRLALDCHSMLPYPPPMAGGEKRPRPLFCLSNGGDLQGKPTRSGTVTCPPAWLSALAEAFREEFRGEGDVALNNPFRGGFISQAHYRHTGVPWIQIEINRGIYESDGIFEPERGSVDKSRIRDLSGRIFSAIASFWNSLPDEETGTD, encoded by the coding sequence ATGAAGCGACGCTACCCGTTCCTGCTGTCCATCCCCCACAGAGGGGAAGTGATCCCGCCCGAGGTGCAGGGCCGGACCGCGATCACGAGGAGGGACATCCTCTACACGGGCGACCCCGAGACCCGGCGGCTCTATAACTTCAGGAAGCACGTCGCAGCCTGCAGCACGACCGAGATAGCCCGGCTGATCGTCGACCTCAACCGGGCACCCTACTACGCCCCGTTCATGAGCCCCGACGGCATCATTAAAAGGGTCACTCACGAGGGCGTGCCCGTCTACCGGGAGGGGATGTACCCTGACCGGAGGCTGATCCGGGAGCTTCTCGCGAAGTACTACTACCCCTATCACCGGGATCTCCTGGCGGCGCTGAAGACCGGGAACATCCGGCTCGCGCTCGACTGCCACAGCATGCTCCCGTATCCGCCTCCCATGGCAGGGGGCGAGAAGCGCCCCCGGCCGCTCTTCTGCCTCAGCAACGGAGGAGACCTGCAGGGAAAGCCGACACGGAGCGGCACCGTCACCTGCCCGCCCGCGTGGCTCTCGGCACTCGCCGAAGCATTCCGGGAGGAGTTCCGGGGCGAAGGGGATGTAGCGCTCAACAATCCCTTCCGCGGAGGGTTCATCTCCCAGGCACACTACCGGCATACCGGCGTCCCCTGGATTCAGATCGAGATCAATCGCGGAATCTACGAGAGCGACGGCATCTTCGAGCCTGAACGAGGTTCTGTCGACAAATCCCGGATCCGCGACCTCTCAGGCAGGATCTTCTCGGCGATCGCGTCCTTCTGGAACAGTCTGCCCGATGAAGAAACAGGCACCGATTGA
- a CDS encoding FKBP-type peptidyl-prolyl cis-trans isomerase codes for MQWKNPVTAAFLVCCMVVLAMVSGCMGSSGAATAKNGDTVRVEYTGTLANGTVFDSSEGRTPLEFTIGTGAVIPGFDAAVTGMQVGESKTVTIPADQAYGEYREDLILNLDRSRYQSSTAPTVGQQLQISTADGRLISARVIDVNETTITADVNHPLAGEDLTFAITLVEIA; via the coding sequence ATGCAGTGGAAGAATCCGGTGACGGCAGCGTTTCTGGTCTGCTGTATGGTTGTGCTCGCAATGGTAAGCGGATGCATGGGGAGCAGCGGGGCGGCGACCGCCAAGAACGGCGATACCGTCAGAGTGGAGTATACCGGGACGTTGGCGAACGGCACCGTCTTCGACAGTTCTGAAGGAAGAACGCCTCTCGAGTTTACTATAGGGACGGGAGCGGTGATTCCGGGTTTTGATGCGGCCGTAACCGGGATGCAGGTCGGGGAGTCGAAGACGGTCACCATACCCGCAGATCAGGCGTACGGCGAATACCGTGAAGACCTGATCCTTAATCTCGACCGGAGCAGGTACCAGAGCTCGACCGCTCCCACGGTCGGGCAGCAGCTGCAGATCAGCACCGCGGACGGCAGGCTGATCAGTGCACGGGTGATCGACGTCAACGAGACGACGATCACCGCCGACGTCAACCATCCGCTTGCCGGGGAAGACCTGACGTTTGCGATCACGTTAGTCGAGATCGCCTGA
- a CDS encoding peroxiredoxin: MVDIGEPAPDFVLTDQNGDRFTLSDYQGRRIVLSFHPLAWTSTCTGQMKALEEHWQEFDSLNTIAVGISVDSVPCKKAWARDIGLEMTTLLADFWPHGAVAQEYATFDAERGVAYRATIIVDEFQRIMFTKRYAPAETPDITEVIAALREQELERIEDIQVPKI; encoded by the coding sequence ATGGTGGATATCGGAGAACCGGCACCGGACTTTGTACTCACCGATCAGAACGGCGATCGGTTCACTCTCTCGGATTATCAGGGCAGGCGGATCGTTCTTTCATTCCACCCGCTTGCGTGGACGAGCACCTGCACGGGGCAGATGAAAGCACTCGAGGAGCACTGGCAGGAGTTTGACTCCCTTAATACGATCGCCGTCGGAATCAGCGTCGACTCGGTACCCTGCAAGAAGGCGTGGGCACGGGACATAGGGCTTGAGATGACAACCCTGCTTGCCGATTTCTGGCCGCACGGCGCCGTAGCCCAGGAGTATGCTACCTTCGATGCCGAGAGGGGCGTCGCGTACCGTGCAACCATCATCGTCGATGAGTTCCAGCGGATTATGTTTACAAAGCGTTACGCACCGGCGGAGACCCCCGACATAACAGAGGTGATAGCGGCGCTGCGCGAGCAGGAACTTGAACGCATCGAGGACATTCAGGTTCCGAAGATCTGA
- a CDS encoding PspC domain-containing protein, with amino-acid sequence MKKLTRSRNDRMVAGVIGGLGEYFNVDANLIRVLWVIITVFTGFIPGIVAYLLLWLILPQE; translated from the coding sequence ATGAAGAAGTTGACACGCTCACGAAACGACCGGATGGTTGCCGGCGTCATAGGCGGGCTCGGGGAATACTTCAACGTAGATGCAAACCTCATCCGGGTGTTATGGGTCATCATCACCGTCTTTACGGGTTTCATCCCCGGGATCGTCGCCTACCTCCTCCTCTGGCTCATCCTCCCGCAGGAGTAG
- a CDS encoding tetratricopeptide repeat protein — MDIFGNILGQGKNPNPWINKGNTQAEAGNYLEAAKSYEKALKIDSENAPVWYSLGTVLSCLGRYEEAAECLRRAAEKNPEDLGTLRTLGHVLARLGIYQEAADCFGTVALREPADTAAWYERGEMLERLARYREAREAFERVLDSHPENTVARRRLALLLDRLGEYGSAAEEYDRLVKADPDDIDALARQGAALERSGDHTGAVACFDRVLEKKPEDTDTLYLKARAYEGAGRFREAAGCYGAITTLRPEDVPAWYQRGINLTRDGDYREAAACFDKVALHDPDQVLVRYTMGLVYDTLGQYDRAVKAFDQVLKHDQTKFHVWYNRGISLFRLGHYAEAVRSFDRVMEKKRDGGVRWSGTGSDLSLFDRDEAVASQKRPASYDARDRVMLYHRGVALLHLGRYEEAEESFARLLEIEPENIRVLVNSGVAHLHLGRYEAADECFRAALAGEPHNAVAMAMRADALMNLGRYEEALECLDHVLKEDGESVMALQERGTALMHRSRYHEAVETFNALLRINPGDGAVLKSKGKALLQLGRYPDALLCFEQVLEKSPDDLGSLLEMGTALERLGRYEDALSCIDRVLQVDTDDTGTLLRKARICEEQGRLSGACDCYRRLSEESPSDSGYLLNLGMVLATLGRFTEASDCFTQVTKAEPDNLFALLHRGFVLLHLGEYAEAAESFERIVQENPGDAGATFALATALHRLGMDQRAIECCDRVLAADPANAAALKIRAGSLEQLGRHEEAAAGFEQYLAATPGDLRARMAYGMALEKAGKYSDAIKSYAQVLQEDDTNNEAWHMLANALVHMGRYEDALECSDSILEINAEDRSAWQQRGEIYSWLGRYGDAEQCYEKVLAADPGDLASRRGLADALEKAGKYREALAEYTAILDQEPTNIDMLYAKSTALIRLGQYADAIKPVDKIVVLQPESAAALFMRGTVLEKIGRFDDALKSYETALQVDPGNAVIWNAKGMLLDTFGRYADAVAAFDRAAALCSDDVSILFNKAIALAHLGENDAALGCLDRVIAANPNHAQALYRKGRVLDRLGKYREAADCFSRAVEMNGYQ, encoded by the coding sequence ATGGATATATTCGGCAATATTCTGGGGCAGGGAAAGAATCCAAATCCATGGATCAATAAAGGGAACACTCAGGCGGAAGCGGGCAACTATCTCGAAGCAGCCAAGAGTTATGAGAAAGCCTTAAAGATCGATTCTGAAAACGCACCCGTCTGGTACTCGCTCGGAACGGTGCTCTCCTGCCTCGGGAGGTACGAAGAAGCGGCCGAGTGCCTCAGGAGAGCCGCAGAGAAGAACCCGGAGGATCTCGGGACGCTGCGCACGCTCGGCCACGTCCTCGCGAGGCTCGGCATCTACCAGGAGGCCGCAGACTGTTTCGGCACCGTCGCCCTGCGCGAACCCGCCGACACCGCGGCATGGTATGAGCGCGGGGAGATGCTTGAACGGCTCGCCCGGTACCGGGAAGCAAGAGAGGCTTTTGAACGGGTGCTCGACAGCCACCCCGAGAACACTGTCGCACGCCGTCGGCTTGCCCTGCTGCTCGACCGGCTCGGGGAGTACGGTTCTGCGGCGGAGGAGTACGACCGGCTCGTGAAAGCCGATCCGGACGATATCGATGCGCTCGCGAGACAGGGCGCCGCGCTCGAGCGGTCGGGCGATCATACCGGCGCGGTTGCCTGCTTTGACCGCGTGCTTGAGAAAAAACCGGAGGATACGGATACCCTGTACCTGAAGGCCCGTGCATACGAAGGTGCCGGCCGATTCCGCGAGGCTGCCGGCTGTTACGGTGCGATCACGACTCTCCGCCCCGAAGACGTGCCCGCCTGGTACCAGCGGGGGATCAACCTTACGAGGGATGGCGACTACCGCGAGGCGGCCGCCTGCTTCGACAAGGTCGCCCTGCACGACCCCGACCAGGTCCTGGTTCGCTATACGATGGGGCTTGTCTATGACACCCTCGGCCAGTACGACCGCGCTGTCAAGGCATTCGATCAGGTTCTGAAACACGACCAGACGAAATTCCACGTATGGTACAACCGCGGCATCTCGCTCTTCAGGCTCGGCCACTACGCCGAGGCGGTGCGGTCGTTCGACCGGGTGATGGAGAAGAAACGGGACGGCGGGGTAAGATGGAGCGGAACCGGCAGCGACCTGAGCCTCTTTGACCGCGATGAGGCCGTCGCGTCACAGAAGAGACCCGCGAGCTACGATGCACGGGACCGGGTCATGCTGTACCATCGCGGCGTGGCACTCCTGCATCTCGGCCGCTACGAGGAGGCAGAGGAGAGTTTTGCCCGCCTGCTTGAGATCGAACCCGAAAACATCCGTGTACTGGTGAACAGCGGTGTTGCACACCTCCACCTCGGGCGCTACGAGGCGGCGGATGAGTGTTTCAGGGCCGCCCTTGCAGGCGAGCCGCATAACGCCGTTGCCATGGCGATGCGGGCGGATGCGCTCATGAACCTCGGCAGATACGAGGAGGCTCTCGAGTGCCTCGATCATGTCCTGAAAGAGGACGGCGAGAGCGTGATGGCGCTTCAGGAGCGCGGAACGGCACTGATGCACCGTTCCAGATACCACGAGGCCGTCGAGACCTTCAATGCGCTTCTCCGCATCAATCCGGGCGACGGTGCAGTGCTGAAGAGCAAAGGAAAGGCTCTCCTCCAGCTCGGACGGTATCCGGATGCACTCCTCTGCTTCGAGCAGGTTCTGGAAAAGAGTCCCGACGATCTCGGAAGTCTCCTCGAGATGGGAACGGCGCTCGAGAGGCTCGGCAGATATGAGGATGCTCTCTCCTGCATCGACCGGGTGCTGCAGGTAGATACCGACGATACCGGGACGCTCCTCCGGAAAGCAAGAATCTGCGAAGAGCAGGGACGGCTTTCGGGTGCGTGCGACTGCTACCGACGCCTCTCCGAAGAGTCCCCGTCGGATTCGGGGTACCTGCTGAACCTGGGGATGGTACTTGCAACGCTCGGGCGATTTACCGAAGCATCGGACTGCTTTACGCAGGTCACAAAAGCCGAACCGGACAACCTCTTCGCCCTGCTCCACCGCGGATTCGTGCTGCTGCACCTCGGGGAGTACGCAGAAGCGGCAGAATCGTTCGAGCGGATTGTGCAGGAGAACCCGGGCGACGCCGGTGCAACCTTCGCCCTCGCGACGGCGCTTCACCGGCTCGGCATGGATCAACGCGCCATCGAGTGCTGCGACCGGGTGCTCGCCGCCGATCCGGCGAACGCAGCAGCGTTGAAGATACGTGCCGGCTCGCTCGAACAGCTCGGGAGGCACGAGGAGGCGGCAGCCGGATTCGAGCAGTACCTTGCCGCGACACCGGGCGACCTGCGTGCCCGGATGGCGTACGGCATGGCGCTCGAGAAGGCCGGGAAATACAGCGACGCCATCAAGAGTTACGCACAGGTGCTCCAGGAAGACGATACGAACAATGAAGCCTGGCATATGCTGGCGAACGCGCTCGTCCACATGGGACGCTACGAGGATGCACTCGAGTGTTCGGACAGCATTCTCGAGATCAACGCCGAAGACCGGTCTGCATGGCAGCAGCGGGGCGAGATATACTCCTGGCTCGGCAGGTACGGTGACGCGGAGCAGTGCTACGAGAAGGTGCTCGCCGCCGATCCCGGGGACCTGGCCTCGCGCCGCGGCCTTGCCGATGCGCTCGAAAAAGCGGGGAAGTACAGAGAGGCGCTGGCCGAGTATACGGCAATCCTCGACCAGGAACCGACGAATATCGATATGCTCTACGCTAAGAGCACGGCACTCATCCGCCTCGGTCAGTATGCCGACGCAATAAAGCCGGTCGACAAGATCGTCGTGCTCCAGCCCGAGAGTGCGGCGGCGCTCTTCATGCGGGGGACGGTCCTTGAGAAGATAGGCAGGTTCGACGATGCCCTGAAGAGTTACGAGACCGCGCTCCAGGTCGATCCGGGGAACGCCGTTATCTGGAACGCAAAAGGTATGCTCCTCGATACCTTCGGGAGGTACGCCGATGCAGTGGCGGCATTCGACCGTGCGGCGGCTCTCTGCAGCGACGACGTCAGCATTCTCTTCAATAAAGCGATCGCCCTTGCGCACCTCGGCGAGAACGACGCCGCACTCGGCTGTCTCGACCGGGTGATCGCGGCAAATCCGAATCATGCACAGGCGCTGTACCGCAAAGGCAGGGTCCTCGATCGTCTCGGCAAGTATCGCGAGGCGGCGGACTGTTTCAGTCGTGCCGTCGAGATGAATGGTTATCAGTAG
- a CDS encoding ABC transporter ATP-binding protein codes for MPAIVTQNLTKQYGKLEALSDLCIEVAEGESFCLLGPNGAGKSTTIGVLTGSLEPTSGTANVMGIDVAKDPIGVKKAVGIVPESEYPPSFLTVREYLDLVCSIRNVSDHASRIDHWIEFFDLGQKQDVLCKDLSKGTKKKVIVSAALVHEPKLLFLDEPFLDLDPIVQHAMKDYLRSYVKEGGTVFLSTHILEIAEKLCDRAGILYDGRLIACGKLSELKKSRESLEDVFMRLVQEECA; via the coding sequence ATGCCGGCGATCGTTACACAGAACCTGACAAAGCAGTATGGAAAACTCGAGGCGCTCTCCGATCTTTGCATTGAGGTTGCCGAAGGCGAATCGTTCTGCCTCCTCGGGCCGAACGGCGCGGGCAAGTCGACGACGATCGGCGTACTGACAGGATCTCTCGAACCCACCTCGGGAACCGCGAACGTGATGGGCATCGATGTTGCGAAGGATCCCATCGGCGTTAAAAAGGCGGTAGGCATCGTGCCGGAGTCGGAGTATCCACCGAGTTTCCTGACCGTCAGGGAATACCTGGACCTGGTCTGCAGCATTCGGAATGTGAGCGATCATGCGTCCCGGATCGATCACTGGATCGAGTTCTTCGATCTCGGACAGAAACAGGATGTGCTCTGCAAGGATCTCAGCAAAGGTACGAAGAAGAAGGTGATCGTATCGGCTGCACTGGTACACGAGCCGAAGCTGCTCTTCCTCGACGAGCCGTTCCTCGACCTCGACCCGATCGTGCAGCACGCCATGAAGGACTACCTGCGGTCTTACGTAAAAGAAGGTGGGACGGTGTTCCTCTCTACCCACATCCTCGAGATCGCCGAGAAGCTCTGCGACCGCGCCGGTATCCTGTACGACGGCAGGCTGATAGCATGCGGGAAGCTCTCGGAGCTCAAGAAATCCCGGGAGAGCCTGGAGGACGTCTTCATGAGGCTGGTACAGGAGGAGTGCGCATGA